A genomic stretch from Aedes albopictus strain Foshan chromosome 2, AalbF5, whole genome shotgun sequence includes:
- the LOC109397940 gene encoding putative gustatory receptor 28b, producing MEICIGLLNCTIVYICCQWKRSRYNVVLSQMMDILNDFGKFAEEQDIAWLRYQFSKCLLIGTFYFAVIVIVDATYYWKAIVTVCTTGAYFLPSAVQFLSLLQYAYVVVFAYRKCRTINSILLAIRYSLRSNYKSYCPTIRSLRKQHMLLHRLVFQVNRDFGVLIILAVFSVLVAISITCLEMYQYTHQKAITFSTIQYVIYSALWVLMYVCKLLIVLIPNHLMVNERELTGMLLQGLPLIENNEFTYETSSFSRQILLQKGPYTANGIFVLDLTLLVHIFGALATYLVILIQFDQSARTRF from the exons ATGGAAATTTGCATTGGATTGCTCAATTGTACCATTGTCTACATTTGTTGTCAATGGAAGCGATCGCGTTACAATGTTGTCCTCAGTCAAATGATGGACATATTGAATgattttggaaagtttgccgaagaacagGACATTGCATGGCTTCGTTATCAATTTAGTAAGTGCCTGCTAATTGGTACCTTTTACTTTGCGGTAATTGTTATAGTTGATGCGACCTACTATTGGAAAGCTATTGTTACCGTGTGTACAACGGGGGCCTATTTCCTACCAAGTGCTGTGCAATTCCTATCGCTGTTGCAGTATGCATATGTAGTCGTATTTGCATATCGAAAATGCAGAACCATCAATTCCATACTTCTGGCGATACGATATTCATTGAGGTCGAATTATAAAAGCTACTGTCCAACGATTCGATCTCTGAGGAAACAGCACATGCTGTTACACCGGTTGGTGTTCCAAGTGAATCGGGATTTCGGAGTGCTGATTATTTTGGCGGTTTTCTCAGTACTCGTAGCTATCAGTATCACGTGCTTGGAAATGTATCAATACACGCACCAAAAAGCAATTACATTTTCCACCATCCAGTATGTGATCTATTCGGCTCTTTGGGTATTGATGTACGTTTGCAAATTACTGATTGTCCTTATTCCAAATCATTTGATGGTAAACGAG CGCGAACTAACCGGAATGTTACTTCAAGGACTGCCACTGATAGAAAATAATGAGTTCACCTATGAG ACATCGTCGTTCTCTCGACAGATTTTGCTCCAGAAAGGTCCATACACTGCTAATGGTATATTTGTACTGGATTTAACACTCTTAGTTCAT atttttggTGCTTTGGCAACTTATTTGGTGATTCTTATTCAATTCGATCAATCAGCAAGGACCAGATTTTAG
- the LOC109399519 gene encoding serine/threonine-protein phosphatase 6 regulatory ankyrin repeat subunit B-like, with protein MLDVWSIQQMHTELLLRCIRNYSPSVGKPDMVKFLIKHKADPNMESMGNCTALLDAWNLLSDNIFDQLGGEYYRTYPLILATMHSFRKIAEYLLKEGALADIRDQSGFTALVVAMSHGDVELVDALISHGASVDYVRSFSHSLFKGGSALHYSAIYGHLKMAERMIEEYRFDYDVKDSDGNTALHLAVINNQANFVRYFLENDNLWNEPNNRGHTSLILVLRQLNPVILNLVKYKPAFGKAVRLFRGSENRTLLHVAVLKGAIDVLQMLLREFDIDSNWMDQFGNTAVYYAVLKKNHEVVQLLMDAGCSLTGPTGVSSMPPFVVAVLTNQLDMVQMYIDKESDAIYHLRQHKSDGKNLLISSIIQNNFTMVKLLLKHVDFDLDSPYENGYTAIHVAATKHSVRMVDLLLQRGSSIDQINGDGKTALMMAIEHGNYRVAHFLLSKGSSKQIAVDFSYRETDGMNLLHFVASTGKLNSLKFLLDREFFARTVTDKKGKTIGHYAASLKQHAIIEFLIASGFPLDQLDNEGRSSLLCALQNEDLRLAKRLKAVGSSLDVVQEYIDKHDFLMRVINGKNINLIKFLTEECCVKVGSVVENVLIELIKTTEHRSLPLDESDQLKQTSSLPKSVPPPIIQHILDGNIPLVLELLTDESAAEAVRTYRMATRDQETLLHVAARMGYSSILRLLLEKAIFNIDVGDVDQTTALQEAATRGQKSCAELLLQHGANINFVDLQNTTALTRACLNSQKDVAKLLLDQGANLDNTKAFRIETRNGATALHIAVLGDLSLIELLIRKVGLDVNITDAGGQTALHFASSLGSIQAVEELLKLGACADVIDNDRKTPFVVALVSDHEEVAERLLAETQDEEYLRSFRITESLKSVLHLASEKGFVRLILQLLNNRGLNARYTDNEGEEILSNEVSNEPSVQQVKSDLNMLFLEDNAGETPLSICLNQSNADIFAAIIQSSISSGTVEHVINKIKKAKKQAYSKFVEFFNKWLLDYENNYIKNHQFFTSMISWVYETDPLVYAIHGDHKDLLNWFLASKIDRSVLQDLNPATWLHVAAVKNLQILAKVMLDDFKIDVDHVDNHGMTPLCYAVTTPHTETARFLLDRGANVNFQDPAKRTPLQTALELNNKEMVLLLLERHASIPLLQEFRYRNDNEHLVQHYIVERGLKEMLSLILPKIDVSHGDKFGMTPLHYAAGCNQLEMIGLLVRAGAEVDCFDVHRTTPLMRALSKNHLEAYHMLVGLGANVDLVRQFRNDNFDGETVLHITAEKNRLAATELLVEDLECDINCVDNDGNTPLHCAVQKGSFDVVKYLLGKRANIHVKNKGDKTVLQLLEEVNFNVNAYPIKECE; from the coding sequence ATGCTGGATGTATGGTCAATTCAGCAGATGCATACGGAATTACTCCTCAGATGCATACGGAATTACTCTCCTTCAGTTGGTAAACCAGATATGGTGAAATTTCTTATTAAACACAAAGCTGATCCTAACATGGAATCTATGGGAAACTGTACTGCACTGCTGGATGCCTGGAATTTGCTGAGTGACAACATTTTTGATCAGCTAGGCGGCGAATACTATCGAACATATCCATTGATTTTGGCGACAATGCATTCTTTTAGAAAAATCGCCGAGTATCTATTGAAAGAAGGAGCTCTGGCGGATATACGTGACCAGAGCGGATTCACTGCCCTAGTTGTTGCAATGTCCCACGGAGATGTGGAATTGGTCGATGCTCTGATTTCTCACGGTGCCAGCGTTGACTACGTTCGTAGTTTCTCGCATTCTCTCTTCAAGGGTGGTTCTGCATTACATTATTCGGCCATTTATGGACACTTGAAAATGGCTGAACGAATGATAGAAGAATACCGTTTCGATTACGACGTTAAAGATTCCGACGGGAATACTGCTCTTCATTTAGCAGTCATCAACAATCAAGCTAATTTTGTTAGGTACTTCCTGGAAAATGATAATCTCTGGAACGAACCAAATAACAGAGGACATACGTCTCTAATATTGGTGTTGAGACAGCTCAACCCAGTGATTTTAAAtttagtcaaatataaaccagcATTTGGAAAAGCTGTACGATTGTTTCGAGGGTCGGAAAACAGAACCCTCCTCCATGTGGCTGTTTTGAAAGGAGCAATCGATGTCCTGCAGATGCTTTTGAGAGAATTTGACATTGACTCCAACTGGATGGACCAATTTGGGAATACTGCGGTTTACTATGCAGTTCTtaagaaaaatcatgaagttgtaCAACTTTTGATGGATGCTGGGTGTTCACTCACAGGCCCTACCGGCGTTTCCTCAATGCCCCCTTTTGTTGTAGCCGTATTGACGAACCAGCTTGATATGGTACAGATGTACATTGATAAAGAAAGTGACGCAATCTATCATTTGAGGCAGCACAAAAGCGATGGGAAGAACTTGTTGATTTCGTCGATTATTCAGAATAATTTCACAATGGTCAAACTACTGTTAAAGCATGTGGATTTTGATTTGGATAGTCCTTACGAAAACGGATACACAGCTATTCACGTGGCAGCTACAAAACATTCGGTTCGAATGGTAGATCTGCTCTTACAACGTGGTTCCAGTATCGATCAAATCAATGGCGATGGTAAGACTGCATTAATGATGGCGATTGAACATGGGAACTATCGTGTGGCTCATTTTCTCCTTAGCAAAGGCTCATCCAAGCAGATAGCAGTAGACTTCAGTTACAGAGAAACAGACGGAATGAATCTTCTTCACTTCGTGGCCTCAACAGGAAAGTTGAATTCTTTAAAGTTTCTGTTGGATAGAGAGTTTTTTGCCAGGACCGTTACTGACAAAAAAGGAAAAACAATTGGTCACTACGCAGCCTCCTTAAAGCAACACGCTATAATTGAGTTTCTCATAGCATCTGGATTCCCACTCGATCAATTGGATAacgaaggaagatcatcattacTATGTGCTCTGCAAAATGAAGATCTTCGGTTAGCGAAACGACTTAAAGCAGTTGGATCATCGTTGGACGTTGTTCAAGAATACATTGATAAGCATGATTTCCTGATGCGAGTAATAAACGGTAAAAAtattaatttaataaaatttctaACTGAAGAATGTTGCGTAAAGGTGGGTTCAGTCGTTGAAAATGTATTAATAGAACTGATCAAAACCACTGAACACAGATCACTACCACTAGATGAAAGTGATCAACTAAAGCAAACTTCAAGTTTACCTAAATCAGTTCCCCCGCCTATTATACAACACATTCTGGACGGCAACATTCCACTTGTTCTAGAACTCCTCACTGACGAATCGGCTGCAGAAGCAGTGCGAACATATCGTATGGCTACCAGAGATCAGGAAACACTACTTCACGTTGCTGCTCGAATGGGTTACTCTTCGATTCTAAGATTACTGCTTGAAAAGGCCATTTTCAATATCGATGTCGGTGATGTTGATCAGACGACAGCTCTACAAGAAGCAGCTACGAGAGGACAAAAGTCGTGCGCAGAACTCTTACTACAACATGGTGCGAACATCAACTTTGTCGATTTGCAAAATACTACTGCGCTTACGAGAGCCTGCTTGAATTCACAGAAAGATGTCGCAAAATTGCTCCTTGATCAAGGTGCCAATCTGGACAACACTAAAGCATTTCGAATCGAAACTAGAAACGGAGCAACTGCCCTACATATTGCAGTTCTAGGTGATCTGAGTTTGATAGAACTTTTGATCAGAAAAGTTGGGTTGGATGTTAATATTACAGATGCTGGTGGACAAACTGCCTTACACTTTGCTTCTTCATTAGGGTCAATTCAAGCAGTTGAAGAATTGTTAAAGTTAGGGGCATGTGCTGATGTAATTGACAATGATAGGAAAACACCATTTGTGGTAGCACTAGTTTCAGATCACGAAGAAGTGGCAGAAAGGCTTCTTGCGGAAACACAAGATGAAGAATATCTTCGTAGCTTCCGAATTACTGAATCGCTGAAGTCGGTTTTACACCTTGCTTCGGAAAAAGGATTTGTCCGATTGATCTTACAGTTATTGAACAATCGCGGATTAAATGCTAGGTACACTGATAACGAAGGGGAAGAAATTCTCAGCAATGAAGTTAGCAATGAACCTTCGGTACAACAAGTGAAATCCGATCTAAATATGCTATTCTTGGAGGATAACGCAGGAGAAACGCCTCTATCAATATGCTTGAATCAGTCCAATGCTGACATTTTTGCAGCCATAATTCAATCATCTATCAGTTCTGGTACAGTAGAACACGTGATAAACAAAATTAAAAAGGCTAAAAAACAGGCCTATtccaaatttgttgaattttttaaCAAATGGCTGCTCGACTACGAAAACAAttacattaaaaatcatcaatttttcacCTCAATGATCAGCTGGGTCTACGAAACGGATCCACTTGTGTACGCCATACACGGAGATCACAAAGATCTTCTAAACTGGTTCCTCGCGTCCAAAATAGATAGATCCGTGTTACAAGACCTCAATCCTGCCACCTGGTTGCACGTGGCAGCAGTGAAAAACTTACAGATACTTGCAAAAGTGATGCTGGATGACTTCAAAATAGATGTTGATCATGTAGACAACCACGGTATGACCCCTTTGTGCTATGCCGTAACCACACCGCATACAGAAACAGCTAGATTCCTCTTGGATCGGGGAGCAAACGTGAACTTCCAGGATCCTGCAAAACGAACTCCTCTTCAAACCGCTTTGGAATTGAACAATAAGGAGATGGTTTTGCTGCTGCTGGAGCGCCACGCAAGCATTCCATTGTTACAGGAATTCCGCTATCGGAACGATAATGAGCACTTGGTTCAGCACTACATCGTGGAACGAGGATTGAAAGAAATGCTCTCGTTGATTCTCCCCAAAATCGACGTCAGCCATGGTGACAAGTTCGGAATGACTCCATTGCACTATGCTGCGGGGTGTAATCAGCTGGAAATGATAGGCTTACTGGTACGTGCCGGTGCCGAGGTGGATTGTTTCGATGTCCACAGAACAACTCCGCTGATGAGAGCTTTGTCCAAAAATCACTTGGAAGCATATCATATGTTGGTTGGGTTAGGAGCAAACGTGGATCTGGTGAGACAGTTTCGTAATGATAACTTCGATGGGGAAACTGTTTTGCATATAACGGCCGAGAAAAATCGATTGGCTGCAACTGAACTGTTAGTGGAGGATTTGGAATGTGATATAAATTGCGTTGATAATGATGGAAACACCCCTTTGCATTGCGCCGTTCAGAAAGGAAGTTTCGACGTGGTAAAATATTTGCTTGGGAAAAGAGCTAATATTCATGTGAAGAATAAAGGAGATAAGACAGTTTTACAGTTATTAGAAGAGGTGAACTTCAATGTAAATGCCTATCCAATTAAGGAGTGCGAATAA